One genomic region from Solwaraspora sp. WMMD792 encodes:
- a CDS encoding TIGR00730 family Rossman fold protein has protein sequence MAAIGVFCASSRTLEQRWLDLAAETGRELARRGHTLVSGGGCVGMMGALADGTRAGGGWTLGVIPQSLVDLEVADTHSDELVVTDGMASRKTLMIEKSDAFVTLPGGLGTLDELFEVWTTAVLGLHRKPVVLVDTDGFYQGLLDWLTALAETAFVGRSAREMLIVVDSVPAALDEIEARLG, from the coding sequence ATGGCCGCGATCGGAGTCTTCTGCGCCTCGTCGCGCACTCTCGAGCAGCGGTGGCTCGACCTGGCCGCCGAGACCGGGCGGGAGCTGGCCCGACGTGGGCACACCCTGGTCTCCGGCGGCGGCTGTGTCGGCATGATGGGTGCGCTCGCGGACGGTACCCGGGCCGGCGGCGGCTGGACCCTCGGGGTGATCCCGCAGTCGCTGGTCGACCTGGAAGTGGCCGACACCCACTCCGACGAACTCGTCGTCACCGACGGGATGGCCAGCCGCAAGACGCTGATGATCGAAAAGTCGGATGCGTTCGTCACCCTCCCCGGCGGCCTCGGCACCCTGGACGAACTGTTCGAGGTGTGGACCACGGCGGTGCTCGGGCTGCACCGCAAACCGGTGGTGCTGGTCGACACCGACGGCTTCTACCAAGGGCTGCTGGACTGGCTGACGGCGTTGGCGGAGACGGCTTTCGTCGGGCGGTCGGCCCGGGAGATGCTGATCGTCGTCGATTCGGTGCCGGCGGCGCTGGACGAGATCGAGGCCCGGTTAGGTTGA